The proteins below are encoded in one region of Silene latifolia isolate original U9 population chromosome 2, ASM4854445v1, whole genome shotgun sequence:
- the LOC141641499 gene encoding uncharacterized protein LOC141641499 has protein sequence MRLLVEVEIGQSFPDHIVFLDENGVEVRVLVEYEWKPIDFDLILNNLGSHWQDINNNNFRHGGRVWLIWNPNFFSVATICVAAQAISAKVNELATGASFIFTVVYGFSEDEMRVDLWAHLRDIHDNNTGPWSVCGDFNNVLHFNERIGREVTWNDIAAFRDCVQYCGLQYITGNGAFFTWNNKQIPSARGFYRIDRFLVNSERMDGYPDSYAHFLPEALFDHNSSVCHKRPDREKRKPPFRYFNMWSMDSQFSDIVQSVWGTNIDGTLMYKVITKLKLLKAPLKTLNKNRFSDIEKAVGVARVLLEELQIQMHNSPIDVNIMAAEREAAASYSQLCKMQHSYLSKKAKVDWIKFGDDNTRFFHSHIRARQIHNRNMCIKDQHGVMCDTTDTIEQAFLSYYKTLLGSRESTDAVHFPTVRTGPIITDAHIPLLLAPVTDREIKESIFSIPSIKSPGPDGFTSQFYKDTWDVVGDEGIAKILCNRLSSVLPDLISPNQGGFVKGRSIVDNVLICQDLVRLYNRKATSPRCLIKIDLRKAYDSVEWNFLDQMLDAMNFRKQFSNLIMKCVSTPAFSLALNGSLFGFFQGQRGLRQGDPLSPLLFTICMEYLSRILRVAAHQDGFHYHPLCGHIRLNHLLFVDDLILFSIGTETAIMWLLRSFSTFSTASGLLLNQEKSEIFFNGMPEVAMANILQVSGFHREKAFIDYYMGLLGSSKPVQKIHIPIVRNGKVVSTEQGEEMIRDITIEEIQIALKSIPANKSPGPGGYNSQFFKDASVIIEDDIIEAVQEYFVSGQLLRQVNSTTLTLIPKKARPVNVADFRPIACCNVLYKIIYKVLCNRLATVLPSIVCESQSAFIQGRDIVDNILICHDLVRLYKRRTCSPRSIMKIDLKKAYDSVEWNFIDQMLHALNFPKRMITWIMTCVTTPSYTIALNGSSFGFFPGKRGIRQGDPLSPLLFTICMDYLSRILNEVTSRVEFNYHPLCRPLKLTHLCFADDLLMFSRGDRTSIKVLLRAFASFSCSSCLEMNSDKSDIYFNGMEQGEIDYILRISGFKPGVFPFRYLGVPISHKRMGIGDCTRLIEKVVNRIRSWGAKKLSYAGRLVLIKAVLIIDRIERICRNYLWSGSDQYGKTPTVNWDNICKDKKHGGMGIVNSRIWNTAVIGKYTSWLAVKSDHLWLRWVCHIYMKGREWYNYTPTVNTSWTWRKICQVMDIMKPGFVTGTWAVFPGSYSVSNGYRWLLGQQHPVTWYPLIWNKTLVPRHAFVGWLIVQGRLMTRDRLFRFGITTDMACAICSLQNETHQHLFSDCTYCTRCWDLLNEWLGMSIPKTSVVDWYTAWRCPSLMKKQIIGAAIVALWYHIWNARNIARIEDRVLAPRFLLRKVKQDIQGRCQERKWSLKMTKLPWEPAYD, from the exons ATGCG ACTTTTGGTTGAAGTGGAGATTGGGCAATCGTTCCCTGATCATATAGTCTTTCTGGATGAGAATGGTGTTGAAGTTAGGGTTCTAGTTGAGTATGAATGGAAACCCATA GATTTTGACTTAATTCTTAATAACCTTGGCTCTCATTGGCAagacattaataataataattttcgtCATGGGGGTAGAGTTTGGCTTATTTGGAATCCTAATTTCTTTAGTGTTGCTACTATTTGTGTTGCTGCTCAAGCCATTTCAGCTAAAGTTAATGAACTTGCTACTGGGGCTAGTTTCATTTTCACTGTGGTTTATGGGTTCAGTGAAGATGAGATGAGAGTTGATCTTTGGGCTCACCTGAGGGATATTCATGATAATAATACTGGACCATGGAGTGTTTGTGGAGATTTCAACAATGTATTACATTTTAATGAACGGATTGGGAGAGAAGTGACTTGGAATGATATTGCAGCATTCAGGGACTGTGTGCAGTATTGTGGACTTCAGTATATCACTGGGAATGGAGCCTTTTTTACCTGGAATAACAAACAAATTCCTTCTGCTCGAGGCTTTTACAGGATTGACAGATTCCTGGTTAATTCTGAAAGGATGGATGGTTATCCTGATTCTTATGCTCACTTCCTTCCTGAAGCACTATTTGATCACAATTCTTCTGTTTGCCATAAGAGACCTGATAGGGAGAAAAGAAAACCACCCTTcagatattttaatatgtggagtaTGGATTCTCAGTTTAGTGATATTGTTCAATCCGTGTGGGGCACTAATATAGATGGAACTCTGATGTACAAGGTGATCACTAAATTGAAACTTTTGAAGGCTCCTCTTAAAACTTTGAACAAGAATAGATTCTCAGATATTGAGAAAGCTGTAGGGGTTGCAAGAGTGCTTCTGGAAGAATTACAGATTCAGATGCATAATAGTCCTATTGATGTTAACATTATGGCTGCTGAGAGAGAGGCAGCAGCTTCTTATAGTCAGCTTTGCAAGATGCAGCATAGCTACCTTAGTAAAAAAGCTAAGGTGGATTGGATTAAATTTGGTGATGACAATACCAGATTTTTTCATTCCCACATAAGAGCAAGGCAGATTCACAACCGTAACATGTGCATTAAAGATCAGCATGGAGTGATGTGTGACACTACTGACACTATTGAGCAGGCTTTTCTGTCCTATTATAAAACTCTCCTGGGGTCCAGAGAGTCTACTGATGCTGTTCATTTTCCAACTGTGAGGACTGGTCCCATTATTACTGATGCTCACATCCCCCTGCTGTTAGCTCCTGTGACTGATAGAGAGATTAAGGAGAGTATTTTCTCTATTCCTTCTATCAAGTCTCCCGGTCCTGATGGCTTTACAAGTCAATTCTACAAAGACACTTGGGATGTTGTGGGTGATGAG GGCATTGCTAAGATTCTTTGTAATAGGCTTTCCAGTGTGCTTCCTGACTTGATCAGTCCTAACCAAGGAGGTTTTGTGAAGGGGAGAAGTATTGTTGACAATGTTTTGATCTGTCAGGACTTGGTTAGACTGTATAATAGAAAGGCTACCTCTCCTAGATGTCTGATCAAGATAGATCTTAGGAAGGCTTATGATTCGGTGGAATGGAACTTTTTGGATCAAATGTTAGATGCTATGAATTTCCGAAAGCAATTTAGCAATCTGATTATGAAGTGTGTGTCTACTCCTGCTTTCTCACTTGCTCTCAATGGGAGTCTCTTTGGTTTTTTCCAAGGTCAGAGAGGACTTAGGCAAGGGGACCCATTATCTCCCTTGCTCTTCACTATATGCATGGAGTATTTGTCAAGAATATTAAGAGTGGCGGCTCATCAAGATGGCTTTCATTATCATCCTTTGTGTGGGCACATCAGGCTCAATCATCTCCTTTTTGTTGATGATCTCATTTTATTCAGTATAGGGACTGAGACTGCCATAATGTGGTTACTCAGAAGCTTCTCCACTTTTTCTACTGCATCAGGCTTACTTCTTAATCAAGAGAAGTCAGAGATCTTTTTTAATGGAATGCCAGAGGTTGCTATGGCTAATATTTTGCAGGTCTCTGGTTTTCATAGAG AAAAGGCTTTCATTGACTACTATATGGGTCTTCTTGGCTCTAGTAAGCCTGTCCAGAAGATTCATATCCCTATTGTGAGGAATGGGAAGGTGGTGAGTACTGAGCAAGGGGAGGAGATGATTAGGGATATTACTATTGAAGAAATCCAGATTGCTTTAAAGTCTATTCCTGCCAACAAATCCCCAGGGCCTGGTGGTTATAACTCTCAATTTTTTAAAGATGCATCTGTGATCATTGAAGATGATATTATTGAGGCTGTGCAGGAATATTTTGTTTCTGGGCAGTTGTTAAGACAGGTGAACTCCACTACACTTACCCTTATACCCAAAAAAGCTCGACCTGTGAATGTTGCTGATTTCAGACCCATTGCGTGTTGCAATGTCCTCTACAAAATCATTTATAAGGTTTTATGCAATAGACTGGCCACAGTTTTGCCTTCTATTGTATGTGAATCCCAAAGTGCTTTTATCCAGGGCAGGGACATTGTGGACAATATCTTGATCTGTCATGATCTTGTGAGGCTATATAAGAGGAGAACTTGCTCTCCCAGAAGTATTATGAAGATAGATTTAAAAAAAGCTTATGATTCAGTAGAGTGgaattttattgatcaaatgctACATGCCTTGAACTTTCCTAAAAGAATGATAACTTGGATCATGACTTGTGTAACTACTCCTAGTTACACCATTGCACTTAATGGGTCTTCTTTTGGATTTTTTCCTGGCAAAAGGGGGATTAGACAAGGGGATCCCTTATCtcccctcctattcaccatttgcATGGATTACCTTAGTAGGATTCTGAATGAAGTTACTAGCAGGGTTGAGTTCAATTATCATCCTCTCTGTAGACCTTTAAAGTTAACTCACCTCTGTTTTGCTGATGACTTGTTGATGTTTAGTAGGGGTGATAGAACATCCATTAAGGTGCTGCTAAGGGCCTTTGCTTCATTCTCTTGCTCCTCTTGTTTGGAAATGAACTCTGATAAGTCAGACATTTACTTTAATGGTATGGAGCAAGGTGAGATTGATTACATTCTGAGAATCTCTGGTTTTAAACCTGGTGTCTTTCCTTTTAGATACCTAGGGGTGCCTATATCTCATAAAAGGATGGGCATTGGTGACTGTACAAGACTCATTGAGAAGGTGGTGAATAGAATTCGAAGCTGGGGGGCTAAGAAACTGAGCTATGCAGGGAGACTTGTCCTCATAAAAGCTGTTCTTA TAATTGACAGGATTGAACGAATATGTAGGAACTACCTATGGTCTGGTTCTGACCAGTATGGTAAAACTCCTACTGTAAACTGGGATAATATTTGTAAAGATAAGAAGCATGGTGGCATGGGTATTGTTAATTCCAGAATATGGAATACTGCTGTCATTGGAAAATACACTAGTTGGCTGGCTGTTAAGAGTGATCACCTTTGGCTGAGGTGGGTCTGTCATATTTATATGAAAGGGAGAGAATGGTATAATTATACACCCACTGTTAACACCAGTTGGACTTGGCGGAAAATTTGCCAGGTAATGGACATTATGAAGCCTGGTTTTGTTACTGGGACTTGGGCTGTTTTCCCAGGCAGTTATAGTGTGTCTAATGGGTATAGATGGCTTTTGGGGCAACAACATCCAGTCACTTGGTATCCTCTGATCTGGAACAAGACCCTGGTGCCCAGACATGCGTTTGTTGGATGGCTTATAGTGCAGGGTCGCCTGATGACTAGGGATAGGCTGTTTAGGTTTGGTATCACTACTGATATGGCCTGTGCAATATGCTCATTACAGAATGAAACGCATCAACATTTATTCTCTGATTGTACTTATTGCACACGTTGCTGGGATCTCCTCAATGAGTGGCTTGGTATGTCAATTCCTAAGACAAGTGTGGTAGATTGGTATACTGCTTGGAGATGCCCCTCTTTGATGAAGAAGCAGATTATTGGGGCAGCCATTGTTGCTTTATGGTACCACATATGGAATGCAAGGAACATAGCGAGAATTGAAGATAGAGTTTTGGCGCCTAGATTTCTCTTGAGGAAAGTAAAGCAAGATATTCAAGGAAGGTGCCAAGAACGAAAATGGAGTTTGAAGATGACTAAATTACCATGGGAACCAGCTTATGATTAG